The following coding sequences lie in one Lolium perenne isolate Kyuss_39 chromosome 2, Kyuss_2.0, whole genome shotgun sequence genomic window:
- the LOC127335871 gene encoding ethylene-responsive transcription factor ERF025-like has product MSTGKHPFYRGIRSRCGKWVSEIREPRKARRIWLGTFPTAEMAAVAYDVAALALRGPDAALNFPAIAATRPAPASTSADDIRAAAAAAATSLQHDRSAGIGIAPAQQQFGGSSSAAASSAGGGAQQDQAGIGFDQYFLDEEALFETPQFLRNMAAGMMMSPPRLSPDSSDESPDPSDAGESLNLWSYRDP; this is encoded by the coding sequence ATGTCGACGGGGAAGCACCCCTTCTACCGCGGCATCCGGAGCCGGTGCGGGAAGTGGGTCTCGGAGATCCGCGAACCTCGCAAGGCGCGCCGCATCTGGCTCGGGACCTTCCCGACGGCCGAGATGGCCGCCGTGGCGTACGACGTGGCCGCCCTCGCCCTCCGCGGACCAGACGCCGCGCTCAACTTCCCGGCCATCGCCGCCACTCGCCCcgctccggcgtccacctccgccGACGACATCCGCGCGGCGGCCGCCGCTGCTGCCACCTCGTTGCAGCACGATCGCTCTGCCGGCATTGGCATTGCTCCCGCGCAGCAGCAGTTCGGCGGGAGCAGCAGCGCCGCCGCATCGTCGGCGGGCGGCGGGGCGCAGCAGGACCAGGCGGGTATTGGGTTCGACCAGTACTTCCTGGATGAGGAGGCGCTGTTCGAGACGCCACAGTTCCTGCGCAACATGGCAGCTGGGATGATGATGAGCCCACCGAGGCTCAGCCCCGACTCCTCCGATGAATCACCCGACCCTTCCGATGCCGGGGAGAGCTTGAACCTCTGGAGCTACCGTGACCCATAG